The DNA region AAAAATGGTCGCGTTCGAGCAGTAATTCGAAGCAACATTCCGTGTGTGGCGCTCGAGCGCATGATATACAACCCCAGACTGCCACTTCGGAGTGAACAAAAGTCCCATGCCGTTGCTTAACTGTTTCCCTTCCTCTACTCTGGCCAAGTCGACTGGCACGATCACCATGTCCTACCGGGGCCCGCAGAAGAATCCCCTGGTCGTGCTTTCCGATGGTTCTTGGTGTGGACGAGAACGGGGGGCAGAGTCCAATGTTTTCAAGCTGGCGAACATGATTTGGGGGGGTGCCAGACTCCCGAAAGACGACGATTTCGCCCACCTTCACCCTTCAGGCAAAGCCCGTTATGTCAACAGCGCCCCCGTGGCCAGTACGTTCATGGAGTAAGTCTATCATACTCGAGACCTGCTGCCCTCGCAAACTGACTGAATCCGTTGAAGCCATGTAGTTCGCGGGCTCAACGTTCAAGACATCGAGCACCAATGCATCGACGCGTACGAGTATCTCGTCCACGGGTACACACCGCAGGAAACGGAAATCTGGCTGTTTGGAGCTTCCAAGGGGGCATACGTCGTCCGCTCCTTGGCCGGCATGATCAACAACTGCGGCATCGTGAAGCCGGTCTACCAACCGAACGGCGACGTGGACGAGGAAAAGACCCACCAGCTCTGCGAGGAGGTCTACCGCATCTACCGATGCCCTTCGGAGCCCAACGCGCCAAAGAGCGAGAAGTCCAGGGACTTCAGAAGGAAGAACAGCTGGGCCCTCATCGGCGACGGGGACGTCATTGAGCCGCCCATCCGCTTCATGGGAATATTCGACACGGTGGGCGAGCGTGGAATTCCCGAGTTTGCCGGTTCCCTCGGTATCGACTGGCCCAAGTTCTACGACCAGCACGTCTCGAGCGTCGTGTCCGAGGTCTACCACGCCGTCTCGCTGCACGATCGCCTGTACGCCTTCCAACCGTGCCTCGTCTCCCGCGATACGGAGTACGGGCCGTCGTACGGCATCACCGAGCGCTGGTTCCCCGGTACGCACTACGACATCTGCCGGCAGCAGTTCAAGATGGTCAGGGGCGTCCTCCCCCAGAGGCTCGAGAACGTGCTTCCCGCTTGGACTTGGGCGAGCAGGACGATCAAGCCAAACGAGGTCCTCGCCGATCTCGTCCTAAAGTGGATTCTCGAGTGCATCGACACCCACGACCCTTCGGGCTTCATCATCCCCAAGGGCAATATATCCCGTGAACTAGACAGACTCAAAGACAGCATTCTTAAAGGGGAAGATGTTGGCGAAGGGGATGTCTACAACCGCATTCTGCAGTTCGCCCCCTTTGGAAGGTACCTAGATCTGGCGTTGTCGACGGCGTTTGGGAAATGGCAGAACACGCAGCTGTACCAGCTGGTCTTTGCCTGTAGGCCGAGGTCCATCCCCGAGTTCAACGCCTCCGTGTACAACTACAGAGGGCCCGATCCCGATCTGGACGGCAGGATTATTCAGAAGTTGGCCGACCTtccgtcgagctcgacgccggccgacGAGCAGGCTGAGACGCGGTATCCTTCAACCTCATACGATGAATGGTTGCTGAAACGATAACCTGTCGAGCTTCGCTTGCGTCTGTTCATTTTAACAGCATCAGAGGGAGGGGCTGAAAGTCCGCTTGTACGATGTACGGTATTAGTGTCATATATCTTGTAATGCCATGGTAGAAGATGACGTGGATGATCACTTTCGAGAGTACGGATATGTAAGTTATTTGAAAGATTAGGTTCGCCACGTAGTCTCTGATCATACGGAAGGTGACCATAACTCAAGTTTCTTTATACAGATGACTGTTCCATTGTGAGTGCTGGGCGCCA from Colletotrichum higginsianum IMI 349063 chromosome 4, whole genome shotgun sequence includes:
- a CDS encoding Peptidoglycan binding domain containing protein, whose protein sequence is MSYRGPQKNPLVVLSDGSWCGRERGAESNVFKLANMIWGGARLPKDDDFAHLHPSGKARYVNSAPVASTFMDHVVRGLNVQDIEHQCIDAYEYLVHGYTPQETEIWLFGASKGAYVVRSLAGMINNCGIVKPVYQPNGDVDEEKTHQLCEEVYRIYRCPSEPNAPKSEKSRDFRRKNSWALIGDGDVIEPPIRFMGIFDTVGERGIPEFAGSLGIDWPKFYDQHVSSVVSEVYHAVSLHDRLYAFQPCLVSRDTEYGPSYGITERWFPGTHYDICRQQFKMVRGVLPQRLENVLPAWTWASRTIKPNEVLADLVLKWILECIDTHDPSGFIIPKGNISRELDRLKDSILKGEDVGEGDVYNRILQFAPFGRYLDLALSTAFGKWQNTQLYQLVFACRPRSIPEFNASVYNYRGPDPDLDGRIIQKLADLPSSSTPADEQAETRYPSTSYDEWLLKR